A region of Paractinoplanes abujensis DNA encodes the following proteins:
- a CDS encoding 1,4-dihydroxy-6-naphthoate synthase, whose protein sequence is MALSLAVSPCPNDTFVFHALVHGLIPGTPEVNLTFADVDVTNTAAERGEFDLVKVSYAALPWLLDDYELLPTGGALGRGCGPLVLTREPGVDLTGKTVAVPGDRTTAYLLFRLWSADRAPGRIEVVPFHQIMPGVAEGRFDAGLVIHEARFTYQRHGLHALADLGEWWESDTGLPIPLGAILARKGVVDPAEATEWIRNSVSMAWANPDASREFVLANAQEMEPEVVQQHIDLYVNEFTLELGRDGLAAADALLQRAAAAGLTPAVKPFL, encoded by the coding sequence GTGGCGCTCTCTCTCGCGGTCTCTCCGTGCCCCAATGACACGTTCGTCTTCCACGCTCTCGTGCACGGGCTCATCCCCGGCACCCCTGAGGTCAATCTGACCTTCGCCGACGTCGACGTGACCAACACGGCGGCCGAGCGTGGCGAGTTCGACCTGGTCAAGGTCAGCTATGCGGCGCTGCCCTGGCTGCTCGACGACTACGAGCTGCTGCCGACCGGGGGCGCGCTGGGCCGGGGCTGCGGGCCGCTGGTGCTGACCCGTGAGCCGGGCGTCGACCTGACCGGCAAGACGGTGGCGGTGCCAGGTGACCGCACGACGGCCTATCTGCTGTTCCGTTTGTGGTCGGCCGACCGGGCGCCGGGTCGCATCGAGGTCGTCCCGTTCCACCAGATCATGCCGGGGGTGGCCGAGGGCCGGTTCGACGCCGGCCTGGTCATCCACGAGGCCCGTTTCACTTACCAGCGGCACGGGTTGCACGCGCTGGCCGACCTGGGTGAGTGGTGGGAGTCCGATACCGGCCTGCCCATCCCGCTGGGCGCGATCCTGGCCAGGAAGGGCGTGGTCGACCCGGCCGAGGCCACCGAGTGGATCCGCAACTCGGTCAGCATGGCCTGGGCCAACCCCGACGCGAGCCGCGAGTTCGTGCTGGCCAACGCGCAGGAGATGGAGCCCGAGGTCGTCCAGCAGCACATCGATCTCTACGTCAACGAGTTCACGCTGGAGCTGGGCCGAGACGGACTCGCCGCCGCCGACGCCCTGTTGCAGCGTGCGGCAGCGGCGGGTCTCACGCCTGCTGTGAAGCCGTTCCTCTAG
- a CDS encoding cold-shock protein: MPTGRVKWYDAAKGFGFVTSDEGGDVFLPKGALPAGVAELKTGQRVEFGVVDSRKGAQAMGVKLIDAPPSLSELRRRPAEELHSMVEDMIKVLESQVQPGLSRGRYPDKRVSQKIAQLVHAVAKEFEA; encoded by the coding sequence GTGCCCACGGGTCGAGTGAAGTGGTATGACGCGGCGAAGGGATTCGGCTTCGTCACCAGCGATGAGGGCGGCGACGTGTTCCTGCCCAAGGGCGCGCTGCCGGCCGGGGTGGCCGAGCTGAAAACGGGTCAGCGGGTCGAGTTCGGCGTGGTCGACAGCCGCAAGGGCGCGCAGGCGATGGGGGTCAAACTGATCGACGCCCCGCCGTCGTTGTCCGAGCTGCGCCGCCGGCCGGCCGAGGAACTCCACAGCATGGTCGAAGACATGATCAAGGTGCTGGAGTCACAGGTGCAGCCGGGGCTGAGCCGCGGGCGGTATCCCGACAAGCGCGTCTCGCAGAAGATCGCACAGCTTGTGCACGCGGTCGCGAAAGAATTCGAGGCCTGA
- a CDS encoding HAD family hydrolase: MSSAVGFDLDMTLIDSRPGIHAAYRALTERTGVPVDADLAVTRLGPPLRTELAHWFPADQVEEAVTTYRALYVDYAITPTVPMKGAVEALAAVRELGLRVVVVTSKLGRLAALHLDHLGLVADELAGDLFAEGKAAALTEHGVRWYVGDHVGDMVAARTAGVPGIGVATGPCTPDELRGAGAAYVLGDLTGLPPLLRRIAVGSGPTA; the protein is encoded by the coding sequence GTGAGTAGTGCGGTCGGGTTCGACCTGGACATGACCCTGATCGACTCCCGGCCCGGCATTCACGCCGCCTACCGGGCGCTGACCGAGCGCACCGGCGTCCCCGTCGACGCCGACCTCGCGGTCACCCGCCTGGGGCCGCCGCTGCGCACCGAACTCGCGCACTGGTTCCCGGCCGACCAGGTCGAGGAGGCGGTCACCACCTATCGCGCGCTCTACGTCGACTACGCGATCACCCCGACCGTGCCCATGAAGGGCGCGGTCGAGGCGCTGGCCGCCGTGCGCGAGCTGGGCCTGCGTGTTGTGGTGGTCACATCGAAGCTGGGCCGGCTGGCCGCGCTGCACCTCGACCACCTCGGGCTGGTCGCCGACGAGCTCGCGGGTGATTTGTTCGCCGAGGGCAAGGCGGCCGCGCTGACCGAGCACGGCGTGCGCTGGTACGTCGGTGACCACGTGGGCGACATGGTGGCCGCGCGTACGGCCGGGGTGCCCGGGATCGGTGTGGCCACCGGGCCGTGCACGCCCGACGAGTTGCGCGGCGCCGGAGCGGCGTACGTGCTCGGCGACCTCACCGGGCTGCCGCCGCTGCTGCGCCGGATTGCAGTTGGGTCCGGGCCCACCGCTTAA